The sequence TCGTGCCCGGCGGCGGCCAGGACCCGTGCGATCCGGCGGCGCTTCGGGGTCAAGGCATGGGCCAGCAGCACCCGCATGTTCGTTCGTTACCCCGTTGACGCCGAGTCAAGACTCGGACGAACGGCTACTTGTCAGACCAAGCGCGCGATCTCGTCCACGTCACGGTGCATCTGCTCGATCAGCGCCTCCGCCGAGTCGAAGCGCTTCTCGCCCCGGATCCGGTCCACGAACTGCAGCCGCAGCTCGCGGTCGTAGAGGTCGCCGTCGAAGTCGAGCAGGAACGCCTCGACGAGCAGCCCGCGCCCGGTCACGAACGTCGGACGCACGCCGATCGACACCGCCGCTGTCCACTCCCCCATCCCGGGCACGATCGCGCGGCACGCGTAGATGCCGTGGTCGGGCACCGCGAGCGTCGGGTCGGGCACGAGGTTCGCGGTCGGGAAGCCGAGCGTGCGGCCGCGCTTGTCGCCGTGGGCGACGATCCCGCGCGTCTCGAACGGCGCGCCGAGGAAGCGCCCGGCCTCGGCGACCTGCCCGCCGGCGACGAGCCCGCGAATGTGCGTCGAGGAGACGATCTCCCCGTCGAGCTCGACCATGTCGGTCACGCGCGTAGAGAACGCGGCCTGCTCGCTCAGCAGCGCCGCGTCGCCGCGTGCGCGGTTGCCGAAGCGGAAGTTCTCGCCCACGGACACCCAGGTGGCACCGAGTCGCTCGATCAGCTCGTGGTCGATGAACTCCTGTGCCGTCTGCCCCATCCGCGCCCCGTCGAACGGGACCACGATCAGCTCCTCGACCCCGAGCCCGGCGATCAGGTCGGCCTTCTGCGCGAGCGTCGTCAGCAGCTTGGGCGCGGCCTCCGGCGCCACCACCGTGCGCGGGTGCGGCTCGAAGGTGAGGACGCTGTCGGCGCCGTCGATCACGGCCCGGTGGCCGACGTGGACGCCGTCGAACTCGCCGACGGCAAGCCGGCGCTCGCGACGGTCGGCATCTGGCAGCCAGGTCGTCTTCACGCCCGGAAGCCTACGACGGGCTTCAGGAGGTCGTTCTCACGCGGCTCCGCGAGCGCGATCAGTCCGTCCTCGTCGCGCAGGCGGACGGTGCCGTGCGCGCTGCCCGGGACGGCGACGCCGTGGGCGGCCTTCGCGGCCGCCTCGCCGGTGAGCTCCACCGCGGGCATGAACGCCAGCGCGTCGTCCAGGGAGATCAGGCGCTCCTCGGACGCGTCGGCGACGTCGAAGTCGCCGATCCGCGTGCGCCGGAGCTCGACGCAGTACGCGTCGCCCAGCTCCATGATCAGCGACCGCACGTACGTCCCCGACGAGCACTCGATCACGAACGCCGCGCGGTCCTCCGTGCGCCACTCGCAGTCGAAGCGCGCGACGAACACCTGGCGTTCGGGGATCTCGACCGTCTCCCCCGCGCGGGCGAGCGCGTAAGCGCGCTTCCCGCCGATCTTGACGGCGCTGTAGGCGGGCGGACGCTGCGTGATGACGCCGGTCGGCAGGTGCAGCTCGCCGGGCATGTCCCCCGGCTCGATCTCGCCCTCCGGATCACCGGTCGTGGACGTGTAGCCGAGCCGCGCGACGGTCTCGTAGCGCTTCGGTTGCGCCATCAGGAACCGCTGCACGCGCGTGGCGCGCCCGACCAGGATCAGCAGCAGCCCGGTCGCGAACGGGTCCAGCGTGCCCGCGTGCCCGACCTTGGTGCCCTTCGGCAGCCCGCGTCGGATCCGGGCCACCACGTCGTGTGACGTGACCCCGGCGGGCTTGTCGACCAGCAGTACTCCGTCGTTCATGGCGATCAGAGCTGCTGGGCGAGCTGTTCCCGCAGG comes from Solirubrobacter pauli and encodes:
- the truB gene encoding tRNA pseudouridine(55) synthase TruB, translated to MNDGVLLVDKPAGVTSHDVVARIRRGLPKGTKVGHAGTLDPFATGLLLILVGRATRVQRFLMAQPKRYETVARLGYTSTTGDPEGEIEPGDMPGELHLPTGVITQRPPAYSAVKIGGKRAYALARAGETVEIPERQVFVARFDCEWRTEDRAAFVIECSSGTYVRSLIMELGDAYCVELRRTRIGDFDVADASEERLISLDDALAFMPAVELTGEAAAKAAHGVAVPGSAHGTVRLRDEDGLIALAEPRENDLLKPVVGFRA
- the ribF gene encoding riboflavin biosynthesis protein RibF, yielding MKTTWLPDADRRERRLAVGEFDGVHVGHRAVIDGADSVLTFEPHPRTVVAPEAAPKLLTTLAQKADLIAGLGVEELIVVPFDGARMGQTAQEFIDHELIERLGATWVSVGENFRFGNRARGDAALLSEQAAFSTRVTDMVELDGEIVSSTHIRGLVAGGQVAEAGRFLGAPFETRGIVAHGDKRGRTLGFPTANLVPDPTLAVPDHGIYACRAIVPGMGEWTAAVSIGVRPTFVTGRGLLVEAFLLDFDGDLYDRELRLQFVDRIRGEKRFDSAEALIEQMHRDVDEIARLV